The genomic window ACTCTTCTATCATCCTTTTTCATTAATACTTCACAAAATCTATACAATAGTTGGTTATGTTTGGAAACAAACATCCTCATTCTGTTTCACCTGCTGTCCTATTTCAGACTGAAAACCAAAAGCATCTCACGGTAAACTGTACCAATATATATCTCTTGTTGAAGATGATTGTAGCATATGGATTGTGGATTTTCTACACTAGCTACTTTCTGACAGTGCTTCAAGTCCTTGGAAATATGTAGAATAGAATCTTTGTCACAGCTGCATACCAGCAATGATCCATCATCTAATATTACCATTCCTTCTGGTTCTTCCAAATCTTGATGCttaaatatagacaatatttcaCCCTTCAGTGATAATCTCAGTATGGAGTTAGAAGTATAGTCACTGATATAGATTGTACTAGAATCATCGCTTAGCACACAATAACGTAGATTGTCAAACCTTTCATTATTTGGTAAAATATTCCTCTGATCATTTCCTTTAATATCCATTGAAAGTACGCTGGTAGGATTGCATACAACGTAAATGTGGTCTTTACCGTACGTTATACCGTAACATTTTCCTTCCACTTTAATCTTGCGGACAATTGACAGCTTACCAGCAGTTGACATTATAAGGATCTCATTCCTATCTGGCATTGTTACAGCAATCTGGTCCTGTGGTAGTACGGCAATGTCCCACGGGTCCGAGTCTAGTGATTTCTTCTCTGTTATAACTTGGCTCTCTGCGTCCAAGACACATAGTGTGTTATCGGAGCGATTAGCCAGTAAAACTTTGTTTGTGACCAGAACAGCACATCCCGAGATATAACTTCCTGATTTTGATTTAATACTCCGAACTGAGGTCAGTCCGCCAAAGGGTGATTTTTTTCTCTGTAAATCAGTGCTTTGGGAGTTGAGGGACCCGAAGTCATTTAGTTTGGACATCATGCTTTGTAGATCTTTGCTGCGTTCAAACACATAGCTGACATTCGTGTCTTCTAAAGCTTCTTCAGCTTCCTTAATTTCGTTTGAGCTTAGCTTGGACTTGGCATGCTTTATGGTGATATAAAGTTGTGCCTCATGTTTTGCAGCAGTGCTATCCTGTAGACTTTTCTGAACTTCTTTCATGCCTGAAAAAACGCTTACACAAGTTTCAAGTACTCTCTGGATTTTTAGTTTATCGGTAGACTTCCTTTCATCAGCAAGAAATtcaattttcttctgtttttcatTCAGATGATCATCCATCTCTTTTCTGAATTTAACAATATCTTTTGTAGCGTTTTCATGGGAAGAATCGACTTGACTGTTTTTAATGTTTGCCTGTTGAATAATATTGTCTGCTTCTTTCATCTTCCAATCCAGTTCTCTCATAACCTCTCTGCATTCATCACTTTCCCCTATCCCTGCACATATATCAGGTATGTAGTCGAGGTCACATGTCCTATGACCCATAGTCATACAGTCTGTACAGCCAAGTACTTCATGATTCTTACAGAAGAATTTTATAACTTCTTTCTTATGCACGTGGCACTTTTCAGTGGTCACATTTGAACATCTACTGGAAACTGATTGCTTGTCCATATAACTTATGTCAACAAGTTGGTGATGTTTCGAGGCTTTTGTCCTCTGGTGACATTCAAAGCAGTTCTTGCATAGATATTCCTGGCAGTCCACACAAAATGCATGAGCTTTGA from Mercenaria mercenaria strain notata unplaced genomic scaffold, MADL_Memer_1 contig_3371, whole genome shotgun sequence includes these protein-coding regions:
- the LOC128553001 gene encoding uncharacterized protein LOC128553001 yields the protein MAVSGRKLTVFHGSMFSRSKDHTCDPCLTIGQHIKAHAFCVDCQEYLCKNCFECHQRTKASKHHQLVDISYMDKQSVSSRCSNVTTEKCHVHKKEVIKFFCKNHEVLGCTDCMTMGHRTCDLDYIPDICAGIGESDECREVMRELDWKMKEADNIIQQANIKNSQVDSSHENATKDIVKFRKEMDDHLNEKQKKIEFLADERKSTDKLKIQRVLETCVSVFSGMKEVQKSLQDSTAAKHEAQLYITIKHAKSKLSSNEIKEAEEALEDTNVSYVFERSKDLQSMMSKLNDFGSLNSQSTDLQRKKSPFGGLTSVRSIKSKSGSYISGCAVLVTNKVLLANRSDNTLCVLDAESQVITEKKSLDSDPWDIAVLPQDQIAVTMPDRNEILIMSTAGKLSIVRKIKVEGKCYGITYGKDHIYVVCNPTSVLSMDIKGNDQRNILPNNERFDNLRYCVLSDDSSTIYISDYTSNSILRLSLKGEILSIFKHQDLEEPEGMVILDDGSLLVCSCDKDSILHISKDLKHCQKVASVENPQSICYNHLQQEIYIGTVYREMLLVFSLK